In one Nicotiana sylvestris chromosome 8, ASM39365v2, whole genome shotgun sequence genomic region, the following are encoded:
- the LOC104229866 gene encoding trihelix transcription factor ASR3 — MERGDGGSLRTRSQAAPDWTLHESLTLVNEMKSTQIECGNTLASFQKWQSTVQNCNSLGVNRSLNQCKKRWEFILENYNKVKPWETVYWTASFDGVRKSELGLPEQFDFELFNAVGRYLSLLHGEDGGGAETDPDSDPETQQAQGNNAFLELGHKRQRRRTKPRKYKMEERLNPWRRILNENRKYEQSMVGIKHEASIETKVEAPSYEKSSLQIKREISSPEEKVEPPNLSMVNMVKAEQINVDNPEEMMAATLRENAELITAIIEGNPMDDRDCRLADLKNSEAGRVHLIRSQGNQLIDCLGKISDTLSQLCDTIHKK; from the exons ATGGAGAGAGGCGACGGTGGTTCACTACGGACGCGTTCACAGGCGGCGCCTGACTGGACATTACACGAGTCACTAACTCTCGTGAACGAAATGAAATCAACCCAAATTGAATGCGGCAATACGCTAGCTTCTTTCCAAAAATGGCAATCAACGGTGCAGAATTGCAACTCACTGGGCGTGAATCGGAGCTTGAATCAGTGCAAAAAGCGGTGGGAATTTATCTTGGAGAATTACAATAAAGTGAAGCCATGGGAAACGGTGTATTGGACGGCGTCGTTTGATGGGGTTAGGAAGAGTGAATTGGGTTTACCGGAACAGTTTGATTTCGAGTTGTTTAACGCCGTTGGTAGGTATTTGAGTTTATTACATGGTGAAGATGGTGGTGGTGCTGAAACTGACCCGGATTCTGACCCGGAAACCCAACAGGCTCAAGGAAACAATGCTTTCTTGGAACTTG GTCATAAAAGGCAGCGGCGAAGGACGAAACCACGAAAGTACAAAATGGAGGAAAGGTTGAATCCATGGAGACGCATCTTAAATGAAAACAGGAAGTATGAGCAATCCATGGTGGGGATAAAGCATGAAGCTAGCATAGAGACAAAGGTGGAAGCCCCAAGTTATGAGAAATCCAGCTTACAGATAAAGCGCGAGATATCCAGTCCAGAAGAAAAGGTCGAACCTCCAAACCTTAGTATGGTTAATATGGTAAAGGCGGAGCAGATTAATGTAGATAATCCAGAAGAAATGATGGCTGCAACTCTTAGGGAAAACGCAGAATTGATCACTGCAATAATTGAAGGAAATCCAATGGATGATAGAGATTGCAGGCTTGCTGATTTGAAGAATTCTGAGGCTGGTCGTGTTCATTTGATCAGAAGTCAAGGCAACCAACTTATTGATTGCCTCGGAAAAATATCAGACACTCTTAGCCAGCTTTGTGATacaattcacaaaaaataa